One window from the genome of Candidatus Omnitrophota bacterium encodes:
- a CDS encoding GIY-YIG nuclease family protein produces MTNKGDAVIYTGVTSDLRKRAYEHKHKMVEGFTKKYNVDKLVYYEVFDDIETAIAREKQIKAGSRKKKIDLINSLNPKFTDLYEKL; encoded by the coding sequence ATGACTAACAAAGGGGATGCGGTTATTTACACAGGCGTTACAAGCGATTTACGTAAGAGAGCGTATGAACACAAGCATAAGATGGTAGAGGGATTTACCAAGAAATACAATGTTGACAAGCTGGTATATTATGAAGTATTTGACGATATTGAAACGGCTATCGCAAGAGAAAAACAGATTAAAGCTGGTTCTAGAAAGAAGAAGATAGATTTGATAAACAGCTTGAATCCTAAATTTACGGATCTATATGAAAAACTTTGA
- a CDS encoding HAD-IIIA family hydrolase produces the protein MINEKAKKIKLLVMDVDGVLTDGRIIYTNSGDELKFFDVTDGMGLSLFKRAGLKTAILTAKKSQIVAKRAKTLNIDKSYQNAVRKADAYGEILSDFKVIPEEVCFIGDDLVDLPVLRKVGLAVAVSNAVPEVLEAAHYVTSKGGGRGAVREVIEIILKAQGKWQELMKRYV, from the coding sequence ATGATAAACGAAAAAGCTAAAAAGATCAAACTACTTGTAATGGACGTGGATGGCGTCCTGACAGACGGCCGCATAATATACACAAATTCAGGAGATGAACTCAAATTTTTTGACGTGACTGACGGCATGGGGCTGTCGCTATTTAAAAGGGCCGGCCTTAAAACCGCTATACTTACCGCCAAAAAGTCACAGATTGTGGCAAAAAGAGCAAAAACCCTCAATATAGACAAATCCTACCAGAATGCCGTACGCAAGGCGGATGCATACGGGGAGATATTGTCCGATTTTAAAGTCATTCCCGAAGAGGTCTGTTTCATCGGCGATGATCTTGTGGACCTGCCGGTTTTGAGAAAAGTCGGTCTTGCCGTAGCGGTATCCAATGCCGTACCGGAAGTCCTTGAAGCCGCCCATTATGTAACCTCAAAAGGGGGCGGACGCGGCGCAGTGCGCGAAGTCATAGAGATTATCCTGAAGGCCCAGGGAAAGTGGCAAGAATTGATGAAAAGGTACGTCTAA
- a CDS encoding KpsF/GutQ family sugar-phosphate isomerase, with the protein MSIKKAKEVLKIEAKAIQDLIKRIDSNFVKAVKIVLKTKGHVIVTGMGKPGFIAQKISATFSSTGTPSIYLHPAEALHGDLGRVTKNDCLIAISNSGETEEIISLLPIVKRIGATLIAMVGNVSSTLARNADCVLNVGINKEACPFGLAPTTSTTVMLAMGDALSVAVQAKKGFKIEHFALYHPGGNLGKRLLLRVKDIMRKGDANPVAREDELVREILLKITRARAGSASIVDKSGVLRGIFTDGDLRRQVRAKGDITRKRVKEVMTKNPITIGEEAMAIDALRILQSKKIDEMPVVDRKGRPAGLLDVQDLLKAGLV; encoded by the coding sequence ATGTCGATAAAAAAAGCCAAAGAAGTGCTGAAAATAGAAGCAAAAGCCATACAAGACCTCATAAAAAGGATAGATTCAAATTTTGTGAAGGCGGTAAAAATCGTCCTGAAGACAAAGGGCCACGTAATAGTAACCGGCATGGGAAAACCCGGATTTATAGCGCAGAAGATATCCGCGACTTTCTCATCAACGGGGACGCCGAGCATTTATTTGCATCCCGCGGAGGCGCTGCACGGCGACCTTGGCAGAGTTACAAAGAACGACTGCCTTATAGCTATATCCAATAGCGGCGAGACAGAGGAGATAATAAGTTTACTGCCGATTGTAAAGCGGATAGGAGCCACGCTTATTGCGATGGTTGGCAATGTGTCTTCCACGCTCGCGAGAAACGCGGACTGCGTCCTGAATGTCGGCATAAATAAAGAGGCGTGCCCGTTCGGGCTTGCTCCTACTACGAGCACGACCGTTATGCTCGCGATGGGCGATGCGCTATCTGTGGCGGTGCAGGCGAAAAAAGGTTTCAAAATAGAACATTTTGCGCTCTACCATCCCGGCGGCAATTTAGGCAAGCGGCTTCTTTTGAGGGTGAAAGACATAATGCGAAAGGGCGATGCTAATCCCGTGGCGCGTGAAGACGAGCTGGTGAGAGAAATTTTATTGAAGATAACGCGCGCCCGCGCAGGTTCAGCGAGCATTGTTGATAAAAGCGGCGTATTGCGAGGCATATTTACCGACGGCGACCTGAGGCGCCAGGTGAGGGCGAAAGGCGATATTACGCGTAAGCGCGTAAAAGAGGTAATGACAAAGAACCCTATAACTATCGGGGAAGAGGCCATGGCAATTGACGCCCTTCGGATATTACAGTCCAAAAAGATAGACGAAATGCCGGTGGTTGACCGCAAGGGCCGGCCCGCAGGGCTTCTGGACGTGCAGGATCTACTGAAAGCGGGGCTGGTGTAG
- the kdsA gene encoding 3-deoxy-8-phosphooctulonate synthase, translating into MNVVTLGKIKIGGNNPAVLIAGPCVIEDEKSTMRHAERLKKITDKAKVPFIFKSSYDKANRTSVKSYRGPGIDKGLKILKKVKDSLGVFILSDVHTEEEAKRAGEVLDILQIPALLSRQTSLIIAAAKTKRIVNIKKGQFLSPWDMKHSIEKAASAGNNKVIITERGTIFGYNNLVSDFRSILIMRGFGVPVIYDASHSVQLPGSLGAASGGERRFIEPLIYAAISVGVDGIFVEVHEAPDKAPCDGPNMLPLAELPAILEKMKKIEKVIRVRP; encoded by the coding sequence ATGAACGTAGTTACTTTGGGCAAAATAAAAATAGGCGGCAACAATCCCGCTGTTTTAATAGCCGGGCCGTGTGTCATAGAAGACGAAAAAAGCACGATGCGCCACGCTGAACGGCTCAAGAAGATTACCGATAAAGCGAAGGTGCCTTTTATATTTAAATCGAGTTATGACAAGGCAAACAGGACATCAGTTAAATCTTACAGGGGGCCGGGCATAGATAAAGGCCTTAAGATACTGAAGAAGGTGAAGGACTCGCTCGGCGTATTTATCCTGAGCGACGTGCATACGGAAGAAGAGGCGAAAAGAGCGGGCGAGGTCCTCGATATTTTGCAGATACCGGCGCTTCTTTCAAGGCAGACCAGCCTTATAATAGCGGCGGCAAAGACGAAAAGAATAGTGAATATAAAGAAGGGGCAGTTCCTTTCTCCGTGGGACATGAAGCACTCTATAGAAAAGGCCGCCTCCGCGGGTAATAATAAAGTAATAATCACAGAACGCGGCACGATATTCGGATACAATAATCTTGTGAGTGATTTTCGCTCCATTTTGATAATGCGGGGGTTCGGGGTACCGGTTATTTATGATGCGAGCCATTCGGTACAGCTGCCGGGCTCACTTGGGGCGGCAAGCGGCGGGGAGAGGCGTTTTATAGAGCCGCTTATTTATGCGGCTATCTCGGTTGGCGTAGACGGCATATTTGTAGAGGTACACGAAGCGCCGGACAAGGCTCCATGCGACGGCCCGAATATGCTGCCTTTGGCGGAATTGCCGGCGATACTTGAAAAAATGAAAAAAATAGAGAAGGTCATTAGGGTCAGACCCTGA
- the kdsB gene encoding 3-deoxy-manno-octulosonate cytidylyltransferase, with translation MNVIGVIPARFSSARFAGKVLADLLGKPVVQHVWESAKKAKMVDDLIIATDDERVLRAATDFGAKAIYTSPDQPSGSDRLIEVVNPLDVKVIINIQGDEPMVRPEMIDDLARAILDDKDVYMATLAKKIEDKSEIENPNVVKVVKDKNGFALYFSRSIIPYRRHETTPMYYKHIGIYAYTKDFLFQFTNLPKSHLEMTEGLEQLRVLESGYKIKVIETKFDTIGIDTPEDLERARTIMGAK, from the coding sequence ATGAATGTAATAGGAGTTATTCCGGCGAGATTCAGCTCGGCGAGGTTCGCCGGCAAGGTTCTTGCCGATCTTTTGGGTAAACCCGTTGTCCAGCACGTGTGGGAGAGCGCTAAAAAAGCCAAGATGGTGGACGATCTTATAATCGCGACCGACGATGAAAGGGTGCTTAGAGCGGCGACGGATTTTGGCGCAAAGGCCATATATACTTCGCCGGACCAGCCGTCGGGGAGCGACAGATTAATAGAAGTGGTAAACCCTTTGGACGTTAAGGTGATTATAAATATCCAGGGCGATGAGCCGATGGTGCGGCCCGAGATGATAGACGATCTGGCGAGAGCGATTTTGGACGATAAAGATGTCTATATGGCCACCCTGGCAAAGAAGATAGAGGATAAGAGCGAGATAGAAAATCCGAACGTAGTCAAGGTGGTGAAGGACAAAAACGGCTTCGCTTTATATTTTTCGCGCTCGATTATACCCTACCGCAGGCATGAGACGACGCCAATGTACTATAAGCATATAGGGATATATGCCTATACCAAGGATTTCCTCTTTCAGTTTACCAATCTCCCGAAATCGCATCTTGAGATGACCGAGGGGCTTGAGCAGCTGCGCGTTTTGGAATCGGGATATAAGATAAAGGTTATAGAAACGAAGTTCGATACTATAGGAATAGATACCCCGGAAGATTTGGAACGCGCGAGAACTATTATGGGTGCCAAATGA
- the rfaE1 gene encoding D-glycero-beta-D-manno-heptose-7-phosphate kinase: MKDLKIEKLKKIIRHFDNASVLVVGDLMLDEFIWGKVSRISPEAPVPVVWATSESLMPGGASNVANNIRSLGCKVYLAGAVGYDERGRLLIEELSKREINAEGVIMEAERPTTLKTRVIAHSQQVVRIDREKLSNISKDTVKKILDFANEIIGHIDAVVIEDYGKGVIVPELLSPLVKLAKKHKKIITVDPKESHFPMYKNVTAITPNHHEAARAAGILTENGVSIEDIGRKLLKRLNCEAVLITLGENGMCVFEKNGKITKIPTVAQEVYDVSGAGDTVISAYTLALASGAKAIEAAHIANCAAGIVVGKVGIAVTTQKELIDKIRKEIDSSHSR; this comes from the coding sequence ATGAAAGACCTCAAAATAGAAAAACTTAAAAAAATCATCAGGCATTTCGATAATGCCTCCGTTCTTGTCGTAGGGGACCTGATGCTTGATGAATTTATATGGGGCAAGGTCTCGAGGATTTCCCCGGAAGCGCCGGTGCCGGTTGTGTGGGCTACTTCAGAAAGCCTTATGCCGGGCGGCGCGAGCAATGTCGCCAATAACATACGTTCTCTCGGCTGTAAAGTCTACTTGGCCGGCGCAGTGGGCTATGACGAAAGAGGGCGGCTCCTTATAGAAGAGCTTTCAAAGAGAGAGATAAATGCCGAGGGAGTAATAATGGAAGCAGAGCGGCCCACCACCCTAAAAACGAGAGTTATAGCGCATAGCCAGCAAGTAGTAAGAATAGACAGGGAAAAACTTAGCAATATAAGCAAAGACACCGTAAAGAAAATACTGGATTTCGCTAACGAGATCATAGGCCATATTGATGCTGTGGTAATAGAAGATTACGGAAAGGGAGTGATAGTGCCGGAGCTCCTTTCTCCGCTTGTAAAGCTGGCAAAAAAACATAAAAAGATCATAACGGTCGACCCTAAAGAGAGCCATTTTCCGATGTACAAGAATGTAACGGCTATCACCCCCAATCATCATGAAGCGGCGAGGGCAGCGGGCATATTGACGGAGAACGGCGTTTCTATAGAAGATATAGGGAGAAAGCTTCTAAAGCGCCTGAATTGCGAAGCGGTACTTATTACTTTGGGGGAGAACGGGATGTGCGTCTTCGAAAAAAACGGCAAGATAACAAAAATACCCACCGTGGCGCAGGAAGTGTATGATGTTTCAGGCGCGGGCGATACGGTCATAAGCGCCTATACGCTGGCGCTTGCCTCCGGCGCAAAGGCTATAGAGGCGGCGCACATAGCAAACTGCGCGGCAGGGATAGTGGTCGGCAAGGTCGGTATCGCGGTAACTACGCAAAAAGAATTGATAGACAAAATTAGAAAAGAGATAGACAGTAGCCATAGCAGGTGA
- the corA gene encoding magnesium/cobalt transporter CorA yields the protein MATALVYYKGNGEIINNLKPEEMKAVVQSEKDVLWLDIIDPEKAELDMIEKVFELHPLTIEDCINTITRPKVDRFEKYLFIVMHGATLTPRAQKVKMIELNMCIGSNYIITIHQELMKGISSTMERIQKNPQSMAKGADVLLHLVVDSLVDNYLPVLDVMDYKISNIETQMLKNPTQSILNSIFTLKKEVLNMRRFIGPQRDTVNFLSKEDSPFIHAKTRIYFRDVYDNMIFINDTIDTYRDVLNSALDVYISTVSNKTNDIMKVLTMIATIMMPLTLITGVYGMNFRYMPILNWEYGFLGISIVMLLLGISMLVYFKRKEWL from the coding sequence ATGGCAACAGCGTTGGTTTATTACAAGGGGAACGGCGAGATTATAAATAATCTCAAGCCCGAGGAAATGAAGGCCGTTGTCCAGTCGGAAAAAGACGTCCTGTGGCTCGACATCATCGACCCGGAAAAGGCAGAGCTGGATATGATAGAAAAGGTCTTTGAATTGCACCCCTTAACTATAGAAGACTGCATAAATACGATCACCCGTCCGAAAGTGGACCGGTTTGAGAAATATCTTTTCATAGTCATGCATGGCGCTACGCTTACGCCACGCGCCCAAAAAGTAAAGATGATAGAACTGAATATGTGCATCGGTAGCAATTATATTATCACTATCCATCAGGAACTCATGAAAGGGATATCGAGTACCATGGAGAGGATACAGAAGAACCCGCAGTCGATGGCAAAGGGAGCGGATGTGCTTCTCCATCTAGTGGTGGATTCTCTGGTGGATAATTACCTGCCGGTCCTTGACGTAATGGATTATAAGATATCAAATATCGAGACGCAGATGCTCAAAAATCCGACCCAGAGCATACTTAACAGTATATTTACTTTAAAGAAGGAAGTCCTGAATATGAGGCGTTTTATAGGGCCCCAGCGCGATACGGTAAATTTCCTGTCGAAAGAAGATTCGCCTTTTATTCATGCCAAGACCCGCATCTATTTCCGCGATGTTTACGATAATATGATATTCATAAACGACACTATAGACACTTACAGAGATGTGCTGAACAGCGCGCTTGATGTGTATATCTCCACGGTATCAAATAAGACCAACGATATAATGAAGGTGCTTACAATGATAGCTACCATAATGATGCCGCTAACTTTAATAACGGGTGTCTACGGCATGAACTTCAGGTATATGCCTATCCTGAATTGGGAATACGGTTTTCTGGGTATATCTATTGTTATGTTGCTTCTCGGTATCAGCATGCTGGTGTATTTCAAGCGGAAGGAATGGCTGTAA
- the waaF gene encoding lipopolysaccharide heptosyltransferase II, which yields MNPKRILLIRTDRIGDVVLSTPAIKAVRDAYPSAYIAVMVRPYARDIVEGNPYLNEVIIYDKDGAHKSFLATLLFGLALRKKHFDTALILHPTNRAHIVAFSAGIPSRIGLDRKMAGLLTKRIKDKKFLGEKHELDYTLDILKYIGITAKDKRPYVPVKESAKNSINIKLAREGYNGAVPLIAVHPGASCPSKRWPAERFAALIDRLKERYNFQAVLISGPADSKDAQALLKGLKTEVLDLSGKTSVGELAALFKKCALFISNDSGPVHIASAAGTPCVVIFGRNEPGLSPKRWGPTGEKDMFLHKDAGCKVCLAHNCENGFKCLKMITTDDVFEAVSGMISSLKLL from the coding sequence ATGAACCCAAAACGCATACTACTAATACGGACTGACCGCATAGGCGATGTGGTGCTTTCTACGCCGGCCATAAAGGCGGTGAGGGATGCCTATCCTTCCGCTTATATTGCGGTTATGGTACGGCCTTATGCCCGGGATATAGTGGAAGGTAACCCTTACCTCAATGAGGTAATTATATATGATAAAGACGGCGCGCATAAAAGTTTTCTTGCGACGCTCCTCTTCGGGCTGGCTTTAAGAAAAAAACACTTTGATACAGCGCTTATACTTCATCCGACCAACCGCGCGCATATAGTAGCATTTTCAGCCGGCATCCCCTCAAGAATCGGCCTAGACAGGAAGATGGCGGGTCTTTTGACAAAAAGGATAAAAGATAAAAAATTTCTTGGAGAAAAGCATGAATTGGATTATACTTTAGATATATTAAAGTACATAGGTATTACGGCAAAGGATAAGAGGCCGTATGTGCCCGTAAAAGAATCGGCCAAAAATTCGATAAATATAAAGCTGGCGCGCGAGGGCTATAACGGTGCCGTTCCCTTAATAGCTGTGCATCCCGGCGCAAGCTGCCCCTCAAAGAGGTGGCCGGCGGAGCGTTTTGCGGCGTTGATAGACCGGCTGAAAGAACGGTATAATTTTCAGGCGGTATTGATATCCGGGCCGGCCGATTCAAAAGACGCCCAAGCGCTTTTAAAAGGCCTAAAAACTGAGGTGCTGGACCTTTCCGGCAAGACGTCCGTGGGCGAGCTTGCCGCGCTCTTTAAGAAGTGCGCCTTATTTATTTCAAATGATTCAGGCCCGGTCCATATAGCGTCGGCTGCGGGCACACCCTGTGTTGTTATATTCGGAAGGAACGAGCCCGGCCTCAGTCCGAAAAGATGGGGGCCTACCGGCGAAAAGGACATGTTTCTTCATAAAGACGCCGGCTGCAAGGTTTGCCTTGCGCATAATTGCGAGAACGGTTTCAAATGCCTGAAGATGATCACGACGGACGATGTCTTTGAAGCTGTCAGCGGGATGATAAGTTCGCTTAAATTGTTATAA
- a CDS encoding four helix bundle protein — MKEQKFRKLTIWNKAMSFIEDIYKITNKFPTNEIYGLTSQLRRAATSIALNIAEGSGAGSDNEFNRFLSISLRSSYEVMCGLEIAKRLNYLNERDISCLIEKSDEISAMISGLKKKLKADS; from the coding sequence ATGAAAGAACAAAAATTCAGAAAACTGACAATTTGGAATAAAGCAATGAGTTTTATAGAAGATATTTATAAGATTACGAATAAATTTCCGACGAATGAGATATATGGATTAACGAGTCAATTAAGAAGGGCAGCTACGTCAATAGCATTAAATATAGCCGAAGGTAGCGGAGCTGGTTCAGATAATGAGTTTAATAGATTTTTGAGCATTTCATTACGTTCTTCTTATGAAGTAATGTGTGGGCTAGAAATAGCTAAGCGGTTAAATTATCTTAATGAAAGAGACATAAGCTGTCTTATTGAAAAATCCGATGAGATTTCGGCAATGATATCTGGTTTAAAAAAGAAATTAAAAGCTGATAGCTGA
- a CDS encoding glycosyltransferase family 9 protein → MKIDKSKVKRMLFITLSNIGDIVLTTPVMSVLCGHFPSARLDVMVGPNGEDLFKKHPAVFKLIIYNKHTSLKEKRRLIQKLRKVRYDLIVDMRNSLFPFLLGAKYRTSPIQNVPRAVRHKKEQHLAKLSSIGLEVKDAPFFIHIPTEDIDFIDKIIKKSDSKKPVVAIAPGAKSEIKRWTKKGYAELVGRLIDEIDADVILAGDKADRRAVKDIIAAANKEVTDLTGETSLCQLAALLKKSDLLITNDSAPMHLGVAAGTKVLAIFGPTDPRLYGPRGKDDRVIRKKIHCVPCEKAQCEFEHECMKEITAEEVFEVAKEMLGK, encoded by the coding sequence ATGAAAATAGACAAATCCAAAGTAAAACGCATGCTATTTATCACACTGAGCAATATAGGCGATATAGTGCTGACGACACCCGTCATGTCGGTCCTTTGCGGCCATTTTCCAAGCGCTAGACTCGACGTGATGGTCGGCCCGAACGGTGAGGACTTATTCAAAAAACATCCGGCTGTATTTAAGCTGATAATCTACAATAAGCACACATCCCTTAAAGAGAAACGCCGCCTCATACAGAAATTGAGAAAGGTCCGTTATGACCTTATAGTAGATATGAGAAATTCGCTTTTCCCGTTTCTTCTGGGCGCAAAATACAGGACGAGCCCCATTCAAAATGTCCCAAGGGCCGTCAGGCATAAAAAGGAGCAGCACCTCGCAAAACTGAGTTCAATAGGGCTCGAAGTAAAGGACGCGCCTTTTTTTATACATATACCCACGGAAGACATTGATTTTATAGATAAGATAATAAAAAAGAGCGACTCAAAAAAACCCGTTGTTGCCATAGCGCCGGGCGCGAAAAGCGAGATAAAAAGATGGACGAAAAAAGGATATGCGGAGCTTGTAGGGCGTCTTATTGACGAAATCGACGCCGATGTGATATTGGCAGGCGACAAGGCGGACAGGCGGGCGGTAAAGGATATAATAGCCGCCGCAAATAAAGAGGTAACTGACCTTACCGGCGAAACGAGCCTTTGCCAGCTTGCCGCACTTTTAAAAAAGAGCGACCTGCTTATAACGAATGACAGCGCTCCCATGCATTTAGGAGTTGCCGCCGGAACAAAAGTATTGGCGATATTCGGCCCGACGGACCCGCGGCTCTACGGCCCGAGAGGCAAAGACGACCGCGTTATAAGAAAGAAGATACACTGCGTTCCTTGCGAAAAGGCGCAGTGCGAGTTTGAGCACGAATGCATGAAAGAGATCACTGCGGAGGAAGTGTTTGAGGTTGCGAAAGAAATGCTTGGTAAGTGA
- the waaF gene encoding lipopolysaccharide heptosyltransferase II gives MRILHLTTHINIGGIGVYVANLAKAMKARNHVIFVASSGGDLEGELSKSGINHFHLDIKTKSELSPKIIKTFFAVKDIVKRENIELIHAHTRVTAVVAALTSRATGVPYITTCHGYFKTRLGRILYGAWGVKVIAISEAVKQHLMDDFKLPEDRVELIYTGIDTEYFRRDIADADKIKEKKELGFQAQGPVIGTIGRLSPVKGQEVLLKAASRVSDSVPSLKVLMVGDGPDEKRLRKIADTLGIGDNVVFSKSAKDTKKPLSVMDIFILPSVKEGLGLSLLEAMASAKPCIASRVGGIENVIKDKKNGILFNVGDAEDLARKIVDLLNDKKTMSALGEKAREEVLRDFTLDKMADKVENLYKKVINPKPKTRKKILIINVNWLGDVIFSTPFIRAIREAYPESYIACVVVPRTKEMLEANSRINELIIFDEDASERGIAGKIRFIMKLRKEHFDTAFILHRSFTRAFITFLAGIKERIGYDTKGRGCILTGKLKQSDPAPARGCGMHKVEYFLKLAEAAGADTSKKNYEFFITDIDRKKVEALLQSLGINTNERFVVLNPGGNWDPKRWPVEHFSLLGDRLREKYGVKIVISGGRKDEKLAEEISKAMRHKTVSLCGRTAIREMAAIFERAKLVISGDSGPMHISVSMHTGTIAIFGPTDPAITGPYGGDNYTVIQKDIGCSVPCYDMTCRENRCMAAVTPEDVMKVIEEEGYLGSDPKKRS, from the coding sequence ATGCGCATATTGCACTTAACAACACACATTAATATCGGCGGGATAGGCGTATATGTCGCCAATCTGGCTAAGGCCATGAAGGCGAGAAATCACGTTATTTTCGTGGCTTCTTCTGGCGGTGATCTGGAAGGGGAACTTTCCAAAAGCGGCATAAACCATTTTCACCTGGATATAAAAACTAAATCGGAACTGAGCCCGAAGATAATCAAAACATTTTTTGCCGTAAAAGATATAGTGAAGCGGGAAAATATAGAATTAATACACGCGCATACAAGGGTTACGGCGGTAGTGGCCGCCCTTACCTCACGCGCTACGGGCGTACCTTATATTACTACTTGTCACGGTTATTTTAAAACCCGCCTGGGAAGGATCTTGTACGGAGCCTGGGGCGTGAAAGTGATAGCGATAAGCGAAGCGGTAAAGCAGCATCTCATGGATGACTTCAAATTACCGGAAGATAGAGTGGAACTTATATATACCGGCATAGATACCGAATATTTTCGCAGGGATATAGCTGACGCCGATAAAATAAAGGAGAAAAAAGAACTGGGGTTCCAAGCCCAAGGCCCTGTGATAGGCACAATAGGCAGGCTTTCGCCTGTGAAAGGCCAGGAGGTACTGCTTAAAGCGGCAAGCAGGGTATCGGACAGCGTGCCGTCTCTCAAGGTATTGATGGTCGGTGACGGCCCCGACGAGAAGAGGCTGCGGAAAATTGCGGATACACTCGGCATCGGCGACAATGTAGTATTTTCGAAAAGCGCAAAAGACACAAAAAAGCCGCTTTCAGTTATGGATATTTTCATTTTACCCTCGGTGAAGGAAGGTCTTGGCCTTTCGCTTTTGGAAGCGATGGCTTCGGCGAAACCGTGCATCGCGAGTCGAGTCGGCGGCATAGAGAATGTTATAAAGGATAAGAAAAACGGCATCCTTTTTAATGTGGGCGACGCCGAAGACCTTGCCCGGAAGATCGTAGATTTATTAAATGATAAGAAGACGATGTCCGCACTTGGCGAAAAAGCAAGGGAAGAGGTGTTGAGAGACTTTACGCTGGATAAGATGGCGGATAAAGTCGAGAATTTATATAAAAAGGTGATAAACCCTAAACCCAAAACCCGGAAGAAAATATTAATCATCAACGTGAACTGGCTCGGCGACGTTATATTTTCCACGCCGTTCATAAGAGCTATCCGCGAGGCATACCCTGAAAGTTACATCGCCTGTGTCGTCGTGCCGCGCACGAAAGAGATGCTGGAGGCGAATTCGCGTATTAACGAACTAATAATATTCGATGAAGACGCGAGCGAAAGAGGTATTGCGGGGAAGATCCGATTTATAATGAAGCTGCGAAAAGAGCATTTTGACACAGCTTTTATACTTCACCGTTCGTTTACACGCGCATTCATTACATTTTTGGCGGGGATAAAAGAGCGCATTGGCTATGACACGAAAGGGAGAGGATGCATCCTGACCGGGAAGCTGAAGCAATCCGATCCAGCGCCCGCGCGCGGGTGCGGGATGCATAAAGTGGAATATTTCCTCAAATTGGCCGAAGCGGCAGGGGCGGATACCTCTAAAAAGAATTACGAGTTTTTTATAACGGATATTGACAGAAAAAAAGTCGAAGCGCTCTTACAGTCCCTGGGCATAAACACAAATGAGCGTTTTGTGGTGTTGAATCCGGGCGGTAACTGGGATCCTAAGAGGTGGCCCGTAGAGCATTTCTCCTTATTGGGCGACCGGCTTCGGGAGAAATACGGTGTAAAGATAGTGATAAGCGGAGGCAGAAAAGACGAGAAACTGGCCGAAGAAATATCTAAAGCGATGCGCCATAAGACGGTATCTTTATGCGGAAGGACTGCGATAAGGGAGATGGCGGCTATATTTGAAAGAGCCAAACTCGTTATCTCCGGGGATTCCGGGCCTATGCATATATCTGTAAGCATGCATACCGGCACGATAGCGATATTCGGGCCGACGGATCCGGCCATAACCGGCCCTTACGGCGGAGACAATTATACGGTGATACAGAAAGATATTGGTTGTTCAGTTCCTTGTTATGATATGACCTGCCGCGAGAATAGGTGCATGGCTGCCGTTACACCGGAAGATGTTATGAAGGTGATTGAGGAAGAAGGGTATCTGGGGTCAGACCCCAAGAAACGTAGTTAA